A single Leptidea sinapis chromosome 2, ilLepSina1.1, whole genome shotgun sequence DNA region contains:
- the LOC126976531 gene encoding uncharacterized protein LOC126976531 isoform X2 gives MFPSMWILCITFLMLDVRIEALPQKANPLECYQCSDDQLNCTDPLPTARCSPEQYCTTIATAPNFTSILTCASARKTPCTLERKEEQIVLTCICMWNLCNAPINQHLKHSLLNYSSNFPANSSSDLTETFLNSLFANGELNEFVPKGNKSLIAPIKETHSSGFVDANKLLNVSLPKAEALKHQVTVPPDDDEDENEGSGTAVEDSKAVPSAPAAPSSYLPADKSIATYDVISHILIAILVYIHF, from the exons atgtttccGTCAATGTGGATTCTCTGCATTACATTTCTTATGTTGGATGTTCGTATTGAGGCACTGCCACAAAAAG CCAATCCTCTCGAGTGCTATCAATGCTCTGACGACCAGTTGAATTGTACTGACCCTTTGCCAACTGCGAGATGTTCGCCTGAACAATACTGTACCACCATTGCTACTGCACCAA ATTTTACAAGCATATTAACATGCGCTTCAGCAAGAAAAACGCCATGTACTTTGGAACGCAAGGAGGAACAAATTGTGTTGACCTGCATATGCATGTGGAACCTATGCAACGCGCCTATCAATCAACATCTAAAGCACTCGTTACTCAATTATTCATCAAACTTTCCAGCAAACTCTAGCTCCGATTTGactgaaacatttttaaattcgttattcGCAAACGGTGAGCTAAACGAGTTTGTTCCAAAGGGCAATAAAAGTTTGATTGCTCCTATTAAAGAAACGCATTCATCAGGTTTTGTTGATGCTAACAAGTTATTGAATGTTTCACTTCCAAAAGCAGAGGCTTTGAAACACCAGGTCACAGTGCCACccgatgatgatgaagatgagAATGAAGGAAGTGGAACTGCAGTTGAAGACTCCAAGGCAGTACCTTCTGCACCTGCAGCACCTAGCTCCTATCTACCGGCTGATAAAAGCATCGCAACTTACGATGTTATAAGCCATATTCTCATAGCCATTCTAGTATATATTCACTTCTAg
- the LOC126976531 gene encoding uncharacterized protein LOC126976531 isoform X1, translated as MFPSMWILCITFLMLDVRIEALPQKEANPLECYQCSDDQLNCTDPLPTARCSPEQYCTTIATAPNFTSILTCASARKTPCTLERKEEQIVLTCICMWNLCNAPINQHLKHSLLNYSSNFPANSSSDLTETFLNSLFANGELNEFVPKGNKSLIAPIKETHSSGFVDANKLLNVSLPKAEALKHQVTVPPDDDEDENEGSGTAVEDSKAVPSAPAAPSSYLPADKSIATYDVISHILIAILVYIHF; from the exons atgtttccGTCAATGTGGATTCTCTGCATTACATTTCTTATGTTGGATGTTCGTATTGAGGCACTGCCACAAAAAG AAGCCAATCCTCTCGAGTGCTATCAATGCTCTGACGACCAGTTGAATTGTACTGACCCTTTGCCAACTGCGAGATGTTCGCCTGAACAATACTGTACCACCATTGCTACTGCACCAA ATTTTACAAGCATATTAACATGCGCTTCAGCAAGAAAAACGCCATGTACTTTGGAACGCAAGGAGGAACAAATTGTGTTGACCTGCATATGCATGTGGAACCTATGCAACGCGCCTATCAATCAACATCTAAAGCACTCGTTACTCAATTATTCATCAAACTTTCCAGCAAACTCTAGCTCCGATTTGactgaaacatttttaaattcgttattcGCAAACGGTGAGCTAAACGAGTTTGTTCCAAAGGGCAATAAAAGTTTGATTGCTCCTATTAAAGAAACGCATTCATCAGGTTTTGTTGATGCTAACAAGTTATTGAATGTTTCACTTCCAAAAGCAGAGGCTTTGAAACACCAGGTCACAGTGCCACccgatgatgatgaagatgagAATGAAGGAAGTGGAACTGCAGTTGAAGACTCCAAGGCAGTACCTTCTGCACCTGCAGCACCTAGCTCCTATCTACCGGCTGATAAAAGCATCGCAACTTACGATGTTATAAGCCATATTCTCATAGCCATTCTAGTATATATTCACTTCTAg